GacttgggggggggggatttttagggatttggggggggaattttaggggagggggatttgggggggggggctttGGGATCCCGGGGATTCTGGGGATCCCAGGGGATTTGCGGAGTTTTGGAGGAGGGGGCAGACATTCGagagaatttggggggatttccAGGGATTTCGGGCTGGGGATTTCAAGGGATTTTGGATCCCGGGGGTTTTGAGGTGCTCTTACCCTGCGCGTCCCCTCCGGAGGTGAGGACGGCGATGGCTTTGCCGACCCCCAGGGTCTCAGTGTGCTGGGGTCCCGCGGGGCTCGGGGGcattttcctgcctggaaaaaaTCGGGAAATTCGGGCAAATCCCAAGGCGGGACGGGCGGCTCTGTCCCTCTGGGTGACGCTGCCAGCGCAGAGTGGCACCCTGGGGAGGAACGCGGCGACACTGGGACAGCCCCGCTGCCACCGCCGGGACACTCCCGCCCGGGGGGGCGTGGGGGGAACTCCTTACTGGGAATGCTCGTTACCGGTCCCAGTCTCGATTCCCTACTGGGGCCAGGCTGTCCTTAGCGGTCCCAGCCTCTCCTTACTGGTCCCAGTTTGTCTTTACTGGACCCAGTGCATACTCCCTCTGGGAGTTGCTCCGTCCTTCTTACTGGTGCTAGTCTGTCCTTACTGGTCTCAGTTtgttttccctgccctgctctccttaATGGTCCCAGTCCCTCTTTAGCGGGGCCAGTTTGTCCTCACTGGTCCCAATCCCTGttcccagtgggagctgctgtgtcctCGTTACAGGTGCCACTTTGTCCTTACTGGTGCCACTTTGTCCTTACTGGTCCCAGTTTGTCCTTACTGGTTCCAGTCTGTTCAGCCCAGTCTCTATTCCCTGTAGTTATTGGTCTGCCCTCCTTACTGGTGCCAGTTTATCCTCCTTACTTGTCCCAGTCCATCCTTACCAGTCCCCGTCTGTGTTCCCTGTGGGACTCTGCGCTCCCCACTGGTTCCAGACTGCTTTCCTTACTGGTCCCAGTCCCCATTCTCCACCTCTCCCGGTTCCAGCTCCCCGCCGGTCCCGGTGCGGGGCTGTTACTGGTGCCagttcctgctccctgctggttCCAGTACCTGTCCCTAACCGGTTCCAGTTCATCGCCGGTCCCGGTGCAGGGCCGTTGCCGGTCCCGGTGCAGGGCCGTTACCGGCCCGGGTCGCTGTTCCCGGTGggatctgctctgctttccttaCTGCTCCTAGTCCCCGTTCCCTGCCGCTGCCTCTCCCGGCTCCGGTTCGCTCCCGGTCCCGGTCCGAGGGCGTTACCGGTGCCGGTCCGCGGGCGTTACCGTTGCCCTCCCGGGGCCGTTAGTGGCGCCAGTCCCGCTGCCCACCGGGAGCACTGACCTGCGGAgcgccgccggcccggcccgggcgggaggaaggacagcaggaggaggaggaggagcgcgGCCACGGAGAGCGCGGCCGGGGCCGCGAACCGAGACAGAGCCGGGGCCACCGGGACCGCCACCATGGCCCGGGCACAGCGCCACcatggcctggggacagcgCAGGGACACGGGCTGGGACCGGGGATTGGCCGCGGGGAGCGCTATAATGGGATCGGGGTGGAGGGATCGGCTGTAATGGGATCGCCCATTAGGGGATCAGGGTAACGGGATCGGTGTAACGGGATCGGCTGTGACGGGGTCGCTGTAAAGGGATCGGGGTGACGGGATCGGTGTAATGGGATCGGCTGTAACGGGATCGGCTGTAATGGGATCGCCCGTTATGGAATCGCCGGTTATGGGATCAGCTATAATGGGATCGGCTGTAGGgtccagctgctgtgggattgACTGTAATGGGATCGGCTATTATGGGATAGGCTGTAACAGTATTGGATGTAGGGACCAGCTGTAACAGGACTGACCATAGGGACAAACTTGGAATGGGATCAGCTGTAACGGGATCGACTGTGATGGGATCGGTGGTAGGGACTCACACAGAGCGAACCCTCCATatggtcacagcccccagagAATGACCCTCTATAGGGTCACAGCTCCCACAGAGTGACCCCCACCACAGAGGGACCCCTATAGGGTCAGCCCCCCCGTCCAGGGTGGCCCCTCCTTTCCGGCTGCCCCCCTGGACCTCCCAGCCGCCAGGGGGCGCTCTCCGCTTCCAGCAAATCGCggctccctcccctgctctggcGGCAGCACTTCTGGCAGCGCTGCCGCCGCTCACTTCCGCTTCCGCTGCTTCCCCCTCGCTGCCGCCGCGGAGTCCGGGAGAGCCGCGCGCGCTCGGGAGGCTTCCGGTTCCATTTCCGCTTCCGGtgcggcggccgggccggctGAGGCAAGAgaagcggcggcggctccggacCCTGCTCCGCTCCCGGACCGAGCTCTTCCCTCTCCCGCTGCCCTCACACCCGACTCCGCCACCACTGGGCCTTTTCCCGTGCCCGGTCCGGCCGCTGCCCAGGGCCGAGGCGGCGGCGTTGCCCTCCATGAGGATGGAGGCCCGGGAGGCggcgcgggcccggcccggcccggccttcAAGGGTTTCGGCGCCGAGAGCAAGGTGCGGAgcgggggggcgcggggccggggcgttCCCGGGCTCCGTTTCCACCGGGCCGGAGCCGCCGCAGCTCCTTCCCTCACGGAACCACCGCGGGATTTGGGCGGGAAGCGGATTTCGGAATATTCGGGACAATTCCCCCATCCCAGGGAATCCTAGGGCACTTCCAGCCGCGGTTTCTCTGGGGAAACGCAGCCTGGAAACCGCAGAAGTCAAATCCCAATCCCGTTTTTGGGAATTCCCGGTTCCCGGCGTGGGAATTCCGCCTGGAATGTGCCGGGAATGGGGAGCCCAAGTGTGGGACCCACCGCGGGTCCAGAGCTGCGAAATTCAGGATTTTCCCAGCAGTTTTTGGGTTCTTGCTGCTCCATAAATTCGCTCCACAAAATATGGGAGTTGTAACCTTTAGaagctgggaatttggggagtttggggagCTGTGATGGGTAGGAATTGCAAACCTTAGGAATTGTAAACTTGGAGAATTATTAATTTTAGGAattgtgaattttgggaattgtgAAGTCCTGCCACCATTCCCAACCAGCCCTGGGAAcacccttccctttcccctgtaTTTTTCCTGGATTCTTTCCTGGTATTTTCCCACTTCTAAGCAAAATATtggaattttccccattttttttttctcccagtttttcctccccaaactcagcagcttctcctgccctgctgggaactcctcctgctccctcagctACACCCCAGGTGAgttttccctctggaatttgggttttgggggtgttttccCTAAAAACAACCCCTGGAGAAGGGGAAATTTGAGTTTTTCTGGGAACTCCCAgtgtttttcccctcagaaattcCTGAGAGATTCCCAGGAGCCAACGGGCAGTGGAGGAGCTCCAAGCCCAGGGGTAGCCGAGGCTCCTTCCTGGAGACCCGTAAAAATTCCAGGTGGGTGCCGCAGATCTCAGATTTCCAGGTTTTGGTTGATacttttgggggattttagttgggattttggagttttgATGATTTGACAGTGATTAGAAGattttttgagggggttttatttttgggattttttgaaggttttaatttcttttttgggggattttttggtgggtttaatttgggattttggttatttggggaaggattttttgagatttttttggtggggattGGGattcttggtttttttaaatgttatttgggattttgtaGTAGGGGGATTTGGGCAATTTAATTGGGGGGTTTGAGgattatggttttttttttaatttgtgggattttttggggctttaTTTGGAATTTGGGCCCTTTCATTTCTCCTTCCATGCAACCTTTTGTGATTTTATTCGGGATTTTAAACCAATTTTCAGGATTTACAACAAACCTGCGgtgtttttccctccttccagcGGGAACCCCAGCACTTTTGGGGCAAAATCCGCCCTCCATGGAGCCTCCTTCCCCCTGAAGCCAGCCCCGAGCCCCTCCTGGAGCCGCCGCAGCCCCAAGAAGGCCCCGCGCCGCTTCCTGAGCGCGGCCGAGGAGGTGACGGAGAAACCCTGGGGCATCCCGGGGGTTTGCGGGGCTGGGAATCCcaggggtttgtggggtttgtggggctgggaagCCCTGGGGTATGTGGGGTTGGGGTGTTCCGGCAAGGCTGGGAATGGAAATCCTGAGAAATCCCAGAGGTTTGTGGGGTTGGGGTgttctggcagagctgggggcacatctggggttaaacaccaaattcctggggttttccagccctaaatcccatttttttgggagtttttctcAGCACTGCCTTTGTGGGATTCCATCAGATCCCTGAATTTGGGGGGAATCCCTGGGATCAGTGAATTCCAGGGTTTTGAGAGGAgttttttctgtgctctttgcCTGCAGACGGTGCGGGAGGAGGAGCGGGAGATTTAccggcagctgctgcagatggtGACTGGGAAGAGGTTCTCCAGCTGCAAACCCTCCCCGCTGCTGCCCTTCCACCTGTGAGTCAGAagcatcccaaaaaatccctgaaaaccTGCCCCAGATCCCAAAGAACCTCAAAATCCCTGCTtgaatcccaaaaaaccctctgCAAATCCCTGAAAATCATCAGAGACCCTGCCCAAACCCCAACTTCAAAACCTCTCTCCTAACCCCCCAGAAAAATCCTAAATCTTCTCCCCAAATCTCAAATTTCCAGtctttttccaggaatttcccTAACTGGatgttttgattatttttttgcaGCTCCCGCTGTCCCCGTTCCggcccctccctgtcccaggagGCTCCCAGGGATGATCCCGAGGCACCGGAAATTCACAAAATTCCAGCTCCTGTTCCACattccccagagccaccccagaattcccaaaatcctcccctgGGCCCCTCTCCAGGGTTTCCTGGGGAGTTCCAGCCCCGGAATTCTGCGGCTCCGCACCAGCGGGAGGAGGAGCCAGGAGCTGAGGCACAGAGTGAAGGTAAAGATTCCTGAGAATTCCAGAAAtataaccccaaaaccaccaaaatctcAAATAAAACAAGACcacaaataaaacccccaaaaaatctgaaattaaccaaaaaaaaaaaaaaaaatccctaagaACTTCTCAAGAAAGTCCCAAAGAaaataccccccaaaatcccccaaatccccaaaaaaatgaaaccaaatcccaaataaccccaaactcTGGGAAAGGGATTTAAATTCTGTGGCCAGTCTGGGGTATTTATTCAGGATTGGGAGACATTTGGAGTAGGAATCAAGGAGGACAGAAATCCaggaatttttcccatttttagggTCAGATTCTGTCATTTTGCTCAAGGTCAAGGATTCCAGAACTCCAGCTCCAAGGTAAGGGGTGCGAaatgggggtgttttggggattttcagggacACGGGGAGGTGACAATGAAGAGGGACAGGGTGAGAatttgggaaaggagggaattCTGGGGTAATTCCGGTATTTTTGGTAATTTCCAaccctcctttttctctcttttcagcCTCCcctttttccaggctgagctATGGATCAAAGAGCTGTGAGTTACTTTTCCCTGCTggcttttcctgggatttttggggtggaaaaaccaaaatcctgatttttttttaatgaatttgtccatgaaatttttgttttttctaggACCAGTGTCTATGATTCCCGAGCCAGAGAGAGGTGGAGGCAAATAGAGGAGCAGAAagctctggccctgcagctccagagccaggtgagaattacacagaaaaataccCCGGACTGGGACAATTGGGGAAAAACAgttggaaaacaggaaaaatcaactttttttAGGCCTTTGTTCTTCTCAATCCTGGGAtaaacagcaaggaaaagagagaatatCGTCTCACATTGGAAACTACAGGAAATTTTGTCACTGGGAGGGTGGTCAGGGCTTGGAAAAGGAGTCAGaatccagggaaatggggaagaaatgcagatgtggcacaggggacaggccTGGGTGGCTCTGTAAAGGTTTAATTCCATAATCCTGGAGGTTTATCCCAGTTTCATCAATCccaacccctccttttccctctctgtccccccacagcggctgcaggagcaggagcgcTCGGTGCAGGACCTGGTGGATCTGCACCTGCGCGTGCCCCTGGAGAAGGAGATCCCGGTGGCCGTGGGGCCCGAGGGGCTGGAGCGCGCCCGGCCTGGCCAGGGCGACGACGACTTCCCCGAGATCACCGAGGTTGGGGCTGCCCCgcagggggctctgggctctgggcacagggatgggggcCTGAGCCCTCCTCAGGGTGAATTTATGGCTCAAGAATCAGTTTGGTGTTCAAgccctggggttttggggacaggaAAAGTTCTTCCTCAGATAGAACTCAGTTCagggaatttctgggatttggggacagggatggagccctgtgCCCTCTTCCCAGTGAATTTATGGCTCAAGAATGCGTTTGGTATTAAACccttggggatttggggcagaaaaagcaggaattctACCTCACCTGAGGTAGATCAGttcagggaattcctgggatttagggatttggggtcagttcAGAGAATTAGCTTCAGGGAACTCCTGGGGTTTGGGCACGGGGATGGAGCCCTGCACCCTCCTCCTGGTGAATTCATGGCTTAAGGGACTATTGGGCATTAAACCTTTGGTTATTTGGGgtcaggaaaagcaggaattccaccttccctttccccaggaAATGGAGAAGGAAATCAAGAGCCTTTTCCGAGGAGGGAACCAGGATGAGGTGCTGAGCGAGGCTTTCCGCCTGACCATCACCAGGAAGGACATCCAGACCCTCAACAACCTCAACTGGCTCAACGACGAGGTGAGAGCCCAACAGTTCCCATTTCCTACCCATTTCCAGCAGCTTGGGAGGGGAAAATGATTGGGTGGGTGCTGGGAGGGGGTTTGTGGGTTGGGATTCCACCCTGGACTGATAAATCTATGGGGGAAgctgcacaaaataaaaataattgaatttatGTGGGGAATTAATGATAGTGGGAGGATGGGATTTTTGTGAACCAGGGAAACAGTAAGTAAATCTTAAATTCCGACCTAAATAAAGGCAAATTCCTAAAAATCCTTGAGTTTTCTCTGGAATGTTTTACTACAATGGAGCTACTGCAAACTCACCTGGGTTTTTTGAAGGTTTTAATGCAAATCCTCCTTTGTGGGGGTTTATTCCCTAACTTTACACAGGGCCACAAATCCAAACaccataataaaataaataaaaatctactaaagaaatcaaaaactctgttttccctttttttccctccagattATAAATTTCTACATGAATTTGCTGATGGAGAGGAGCAAGGACAAGGATTTGCCTGCAGTCCACGCCTTCAACACCTTTTTCTTCACCAAATTAAAGACTGCAGGGTACCAAGCTGTGAAAAGATGGACAAAAAAAGTGGATATTTTCTCTGTGGatctgctcctggtgcccatCCACCTGGGAGTGCACTGGTGCCTGGCTGTGAGTGCTTgaattatcccaaaaaatctTCAGTTTGGGATTTAGGGCCCaaattttgttggttttgggtgaTGCAGACAGGAAAAAATTGCGTTTGTGTCTCAAATCTGAGTTTAAAGGGAAATACAAATGTAGGAGCAgctttttgtggggtttttagtCCTTAAATTCAGGCTGGAGGTCATTTTAGGAAATGTATTCCCTTGGGAAGATCTGATTTCCCCGTTCCCACCAACTGGTGCCACAGGATCTTGTTAAAGAGATTTAGGCCACAGATATTTcgcttttccccttcctttgtcccatcccctgccttggctcctgggatcctgcagggatTTTCAGCTCCTTTAGCAAAAGCCTCCTTAATTTATTAATTCCTGCTTGAATTGTTAATTAATTCCATGGAAAAGAGGTAATTTCCAGCAAAAATggcatgggaatggggagggaaaacactgaaaatcacCTAAATCTGGGCCTTGAGAAATGGGGCAAAATTGTTGTAAACCCTTGGGAGgaatgataatgatgatgataatgatgatgatgatgatgataataataataatggctCATTTAGACATTCAGGGAttaaaaacacagcaggaaacGGGGATTTCTGGGGGGAAATCCTCCTGTGGTGTGAGGTACCCTACATTGTTTTTGCAAGAAAAgcattcctgatttttttccccattttaaggaatttttctctgtgcaggtcgtggatttcaggaaaaaaaccatcacCTACTACGATTCCATGGGAGGGATCAACAGTGAGGCCTGCAGGATCCTGCTGTGAGTAAAATCCCTTCCCTGGCAAAATCCCACTCCTGCTTCCCCAGCCTTTGAAACATCAACTTTACccattttggggctttttgggggtcATTTTTGAGCCTTTTGAGGGTCATTCTTAGGTCCCTTTAGGGTCATTTTTTGGAGGCTCCTTTAGGGTCATTTTTGCTCCCTTTTTAAGGCTCATTCTCCTCTGCTAGGACATGAAaaattccttctcttccctggaATTCTCTCCCTGTTTCTTCCCATGGGATTTCAGCCTCTCCTGATCCAATTTTAGATTTTTGGGGGTAATTGATTTGTGAATCCCAACCCTGAATCCCTTAGGGAACAGCCAGACAGAGCAGAACCTCAGAATTGCCATTTTCCCAtgaattccagcttttcctgaTCCTTTTCCCACAGGCAGTACCTGAAACAGGAAAGTTTGgataagaaaaggaaggaatttgaCACCAATGGATGGGCCCTGCTGAGCAAGAAGAGCCAGGTTTGGAcagcccagaattcccaaagaattcagcatttccttggATTCCCAGCCCTTTTtgggccccttttccctcagggaagaaaaggagggaaCAAATCCCAAACCTTGGAAGAGGAAATTTTCCAcaggggaagggtttgggtgggatttgggcaaGGTGGGAATGCAAAACATTCCGGAATTCTGGGACCTTCCTCCAGatttcactgggattttggggcttttcctgcccttGGGTGCTTGGGGGCTGAGGGACGGGGGGGATgcgggaatttgggaatgtcGATTGCTGTTTTGTCCCCAGGAGATCCCGCAGCAGATGAACGGCAGCGACTGCGGAATGTTCGCCTGCCGCTACGCCGAGTGCATCTCCAAGGACAAACCCATCAACTTCACCCAGGTACCCCAGGGGctgcaaatgaaataaattccaCAAATCCCATCCTGCAAACCGCCAGGgccaggaaaaatcccaaaattccagcggaatttgggggaaattccaGTATTCCTCATCCGATCCAAGGAATCCCCACCCAATTTCCCATTCCTAGCCACCCTCCCCCCTTCCATGGAATTGTCCCCAAGTCCCTGGAAAAAGCTCCcaagccccagtgccagggaaaatcccaaatattccccccaaaatctgagaCAAATTCCCCattcctccccaaaattccaaggaattcctgggtAATTCCCAACCTCCAGGAATATCCCACTTCCCTCCTCCAGCATTTCCAGATCCCAGCACTCCGAAATTCCCTCAGGTCCCAGAACCCCAGGGCcaggaaaaccccaaactcgccaaaatcccagcaaaatCTGGGATAAattcccccattttttgcctGAATccccagaaattcccattttttccccccattcccacaACCCCAAAGCTccaaatttcccccttttccattattttccatgggggaaaaaaagcctgaatCTGCCCCTGGATGAGCAAACCTgaccaaaattcccattttttcctattttctcccccaaaattcccaaagcaACACATGCCCTACTTCAGGAAGAGGATGGCCTGGGAAATCCTGCACAGGAAGCTCCTCTGATGccagaaaaattctgaaattccaAAGATTTGGATCAGAAGAATCCCAGGATTCTCCTGGGGACGCAGCCAAGGAACTCCGGGTCCTGCtcctcccaaaacccccccagattTGGGGGAATAGAAAAGTTtggaagcacagctgggaattttttgaagtttctttccctcttttttgtGATTCCAGGATGGATTTTCCCGCTTTTCCatctgctgggatggggaaatttgggaattttggagctGGATTTTCGGGAAAAGGGAGGAGCCTCCGTGGATTTGTGTTGGGAAAACCTGGATTTGGGAAAAGCAGGGGAAAGGTTTGGTTCtggagggaatttttggggatcattcccattttttccaccTCATTCCTAAAGTTTGTGTATTTTATCCACAGGAAAACTTGGATTGGAATCCCTGGGAATAATTCCTGCTTAAATCctgttttttcttcccaaattctcACTTTAGGGTGATTTTTCCAGGATTAAGCTTTGGAATGCCAGAATTCCTCTGGATTTACACCCAAACTTtgcttttccaagggaaaaatcccaaaacctgagcaaaatctgggatttttggtgaatttttgggaattttcctttccctttcaggCTGCttcatcccagcagctcctgttgcTTTTTCCAGTTGCTTTTCCCAcgttttccatgaagaaatccTCCCAAATTGCAGGAACTGCAGAGCCatgggaaaaaccccaaaatcctggaattccttccatttttcccaaacaATGCCAGGATTTATTTGGGGAGCTTTGCCCACCCCTTTCCCTGGATTAATTTATTCCCAAATGTTTTGGTCCTTCCCAAGCCTCTGGATTTGCTCTTCCTGGTggaaaagatgatttttaataagaagagtgggggaaaatcccaagtttttgtattttccctctcctgcaggagctgggaattttttctatttttcccgAGCTGGGAGATGAAGTTTTGtaccaaattcccaaatttttggagcctcttttcctggtttttcccaTCCCTTCGTGTCCCTttggatcccaaattccctcccaTGTTTTATACCAGATTCATTTCCtactttttttatcttttattgaaattaaagatctgaaaaaaaaaaactggaattgaggaattttcctgctttttgtgcTAGATAAGAACACATTTTAATTATGAGTTTATAAATGTGcgataaatttaattttttttttgccaactCCTCATGTGCTAGGTGACGTTCAGATGCAGTTGTACATTTATTTATCTGTCTCCATTCCTGTTCACAGTGGGAATCTCTGGAAAAGGGTTTGGGGTTCCTCCTCAGCTGAAGAAATCAGAGAAGGTGCCCCAAAACTTGGGAAAAATTCCCTGTAATCCAGGGAAAATCTTTCAAAACTCAGGGAAAATGACCCACAATCAGAGGGAATGCCCCAAAATCCATGCAAGATGCCCCAAATCTGATGTAGATTCCACAAAATCCATCAGAAAATTACCCCAAATTCCCCGGGAGCCCcctcaaatcccacctggaattcccTCCCCCCCATCCAGGTGACAAAGGTCCTTTCACTCGCCTGCCCACCCCCCCGCTGGATCCACTGCTATTTTtacaaaaattcccagaaaaagccGGGATTTGGATAAAA
The Zonotrichia leucophrys gambelii isolate GWCS_2022_RI chromosome 29, RI_Zleu_2.0, whole genome shotgun sequence DNA segment above includes these coding regions:
- the SENP1 gene encoding sentrin-specific protease 1 — encoded protein: MRMEAREAARARPGPAFKGFGAESKFFLPKLSSFSCPAGNSSCSLSYTPEIPERFPGANGQWRSSKPRGSRGSFLETRKNSSGNPSTFGAKSALHGASFPLKPAPSPSWSRRSPKKAPRRFLSAAEETVREEEREIYRQLLQMVTGKRFSSCKPSPLLPFHLSRCPRSGPSLSQEAPRDDPEAPEIHKIPAPVPHSPEPPQNSQNPPLGPSPGFPGEFQPRNSAAPHQREEEPGAEAQSEGSDSVILLKVKDSRTPAPSLPFFQAELWIKELTSVYDSRARERWRQIEEQKALALQLQSQRLQEQERSVQDLVDLHLRVPLEKEIPVAVGPEGLERARPGQGDDDFPEITEEMEKEIKSLFRGGNQDEVLSEAFRLTITRKDIQTLNNLNWLNDEIINFYMNLLMERSKDKDLPAVHAFNTFFFTKLKTAGYQAVKRWTKKVDIFSVDLLLVPIHLGVHWCLAVVDFRKKTITYYDSMGGINSEACRILLQYLKQESLDKKRKEFDTNGWALLSKKSQEIPQQMNGSDCGMFACRYAECISKDKPINFTQQHMPYFRKRMAWEILHRKLL